The Cucumis melo cultivar AY chromosome 9, USDA_Cmelo_AY_1.0, whole genome shotgun sequence genome includes the window GACTTTCTTCTCATTTTTAATGATCTCTTATTTTTTAAGATAACATTGACATAGACTATATAAGTGttatatctttcttttttaggAAGAAGGGAAATTCCTTTAATTACATGTAATTAAAGCTCAAATTCGTGTTTGTATTGGGAATTTTAGATCGATTGCTATTaccaaattcatttttttttttattatagctTTTATCTCAATTTTCTTTTCCATCCTTTTTAATCTTTATGATCTCGTTCTCCGTTCTCCATTCACTTCGATGcgtttcatatttttaataattttaataacaTTCTAGCAATGATAGGTTttacattaatttattttgaactaacaacttagttttaaaaagatatttaaaaaaaaatagaagggaaggaattaattttaagaaaaacataaaagaggaaatatcaataataaatgAAGAATACATTTATTAAATcgttaaattatttaaaatatttacaaaaatattatatttcatattttatcgagacttataaatattttattaatgtctatttaaattatagatatttttttattttgttatatttaaaaatgttacacagaaaaatgaaaagaaaaaaaaaacaaatgaaaaactTGACCGTTTACATAAAATAACAGAAAGCGAAACAGACAATGAGATGTAAGCTGTACAAAGACCAAAAAGTccttataaaaacaaaaagaaaaagttacaaTAAAGAAAACGACGGCGTAGCGGATCAATCACGTAACTAAACTGTGGTGGTCCGGTATCAAGAAGCTGGAGAGAAACCGGCGAGAAGAGCGACGGCGATGTGGAAGAATCGGTGAAGAAGAAGAGCAGAGGAGAGCGGAACGCTAACAATAATAAGCAGAAGCATTCCCAAAGCCACACTAGGCCGAGTATTCATCAAATGAGATTGAAGATACCCTAAAGCTTCACAGATATGGGAATCGTAGTCGGAATAATACCGTTTCTCCCAATCCAGCCAATCCGCCGGCGGTTCTTGCCTCTGCTCCGCCATCTTGATCTCATGAATCCGTTTCCGGAGCACGATCATACTCTCGTCGACTACTTTCCCACCCGCGTAGTAATCGTtgtaattattgttattgttattgttgttgtcaGCAGCTTGTTCTCGCGACGCTCTTACGGTAACGGCGGGGAGTGGTTTACGGCGACCGTGGGGGTGGGGGGCGGGGGAGAAGAGGGAGGAGGGGGTTGAGAAGGAGAGGGAATTAATGGATTTCATTTTTGAATTTGGGGAAGAAATTGGGGATTTTGATTGGGTATTTATAGggattatattttatttaatggGGGCAAGTGGGGGAGCCGGGAGGGAAAGGAAGAGTTAACTTAATGGAGGAGGCAAGATGGGGGAAACCGTGTATAAATTGACGGCTACGATTTTCATTTAAATTCATTGGGAGGTGACGTGTCTTTAATCTCATCGTTTCCTATGTTCTGGAATTTCTATACCCCTTCCGTTTCTTAATCATGAGTTGTGATATTAGATTTGTGTAATGTTGTAATTAAACTATATAATATGGAGTTTCTTTAGCTTTCTTAGTTCTGCACGTCGGTAATCgcattcttttatatatataattattacaATATCATTTAAACTAATCTTCCACCCGTTTGGTTCGATTCCTTACTCCcttacatttaataattatatcaatttaaatgtttaaaattattagttttataaaaaCGAAGTTTCACAATATATTAGTTGAACTAAATATACGAGGGCGTACAttaatatatttacaaaattaggagtattttgttatttttagaataaatttGTGTTAAAAAACGTGTACGTAGGatctatatttatttatgaaaatagtATTTATTCTCATATGTAAATTCAAGACATGTTGAGACGATGATCACatgataaagataaaagaaCCTCACATATTTTAAAGTATGCgtaaatgatttatttattgttaattaaatttttttattgtttgatGATGTTGTCGATTGTATAACAATAGTCAACGTCTATATCTAAACTTTGTAAATTATATATCATTTCTCATACTAATAAATGTATTTATAACACATATTGTGCCCGTGCCAAAATACATTATTGTCCTTAGTAAAcgcaattaattaaatttttcttAGGGATATGTTATATGTcaacttaaatttttttcttttctgtttagGTAAAGATAAAAGATGATTTGTTGCATTATTATTATAACATGAAAtgacgatatatatatatatatatatatattttcttttgccCCTCTATgttcttaaaaaaattgaatttgctAAAATGAGTTTGTTGAGGCTATAATTGACATATATTAAGTTATTAAAGTCAAAGAATTCCAATTCTCATACATCAGTTGTGGTGCTAAATAAAAACTTTAATCATTAGTATGGTTTAgtgtaaaaaagaaatatttattttatatttttataaaaactaCGATAATACTCATGATGTTTCCTAGttcatttaaaaaaagtaaGCATTGTGTTTAAATATATATCTGGCTATCAATAATTTAATTGGTTTTGATAAATGAAAGTCCATTTTATAATATGGGAGGGGTGATTTGGTATATGAATTAGTTTGGAAATAATATTATCCAAAGAATCAACCTTTTGTTCAAGTGACTTGCTTACAAGTTACATCCTAATGTAACAAGAAGCAACCTCGGGCTCATAGATATTCTTATTTCCTTTTTCCACACAAAACTATCATCAAATTTCCAACTTAATTACCtttactttttatatatatgtatgtatgtatttat containing:
- the LOC103483039 gene encoding uncharacterized protein LOC103483039 — its product is MKSINSLSFSTPSSLFSPAPHPHGRRKPLPAVTVRASREQAADNNNNNNNNYNDYYAGGKVVDESMIVLRKRIHEIKMAEQRQEPPADWLDWEKRYYSDYDSHICEALGYLQSHLMNTRPSVALGMLLLIIVSVPLSSALLLHRFFHIAVALLAGFSPAS